A single region of the Vicia villosa cultivar HV-30 ecotype Madison, WI linkage group LG4, Vvil1.0, whole genome shotgun sequence genome encodes:
- the LOC131599435 gene encoding IQ domain-containing protein IQM4-like: protein MGLSLSILTSAWEEIVRHSLFSFSFTYSFGSKDGAMILRARSFNKRESEAKTRNISTRLEDYRPEHVTLETNDEEKLHQKAVPLLSLPKEVVFSSPRPVCELDAAATKVQKVYKSYRTRRNLADCAVIVEELWWKALDSVALERSSVSFFDEQKQETAMSRWGRARTRAAKVGKGLSKDDKAQKLALQHWLEAIDPRHRYGHNLHLYYDIWFASLSTQPFFYWLDVGDGKEINLEKCPRATLQRQSIKYLGPKEREEYEVIVEKGKLVYRHGGKFVDTDEKSKWIFVLSTTRALYVGRKQKGAFQHSSFLSGAATTAAGRLVAQQGVLEAIWPYSGHYHPTEENFKEFVSFLEEHNVDLSNVKRCAIDDDAPSFIGNNEPQQISGPTQISQSMPTKIVTNKGIKINKATEAKDKKIEGPIFDSSKRLSCKWSTGAGARIGCVRDYPEHLQSRALEQVNLSPRPASARPYKYGPIPSPRPSPKVRISPRLAYMGLPSPRASIQVAN from the exons ATGGGATTATCACTTTCTATTTTAACATCAGCTTGGGAAGAAATTGTGAGACATTCACTTTTTAGTTTTTCATTCACCTATAGTTTTGGTTCCAAAGATGGTGCTATGATTCTGAGAGCAAGGAGCTTTAACAAAAGAGAATCAGAAGCTAAAACAAGAAACATTTCAACTAGGTTAGAGGATTATAGACCAGAACATGTGACCCTTGAAACAAATGATGAGGAAAAATTGCACCAAAAAGCTGTTCCTTTGCTTTCTTTGCCTAAAGAAGTTGTTTTCTCTTCACCAAGACCAGTTTGTGAGCTTGATGCTGCAGCAACTAAGGTTCAGAAAGTTTATAAGAGTTATAGAACTAGAAGGAATCTTGCTGATTGTGCTGTTATTGTTGAGGAACTTTG GTGGAAAGCATTGGATTCTGTTGCACTTGAAAGAAGTTCTGTTTCATTTTTTGATGAACAAAAACAAGAAACTGCTATGTCAAGATGGGGAAGAGCAAGAACAAGAGCAGCTAAG GTTGGAAAAGGTTTGTCAAAAGATGATAAAGCACAAAAATTAGCACTTCAACATTGGCTTGAAGCT ATTGACCCACGTCATAGATATGGACACAATTTGCATTTATATTATGATATTTGGTTTGCAAGCCTAAGCACTCAACCATTTTTCTATTG GTTGGATGTTGGAGATGGTAAAGAAATAAATCTTGAGAAATGTCCGAGGGCGACTTTACAACGTCAGTCAATTAAATATCTTGGACCG AAAGAGAGGGAAGAATATGAAGTAATTGTTGAAAAGGGGAAGTTGGTCTATCGACATGGTGGAAAATTTGTGGATACAGATGAAAAGTCTAAATGGATATTTGTTCTTAGCACCACTAGGGCTTTGTATGTTGGAAGGAAACAAAAGGGTGCTTTTCAACACTCTAGCTTTTTGTCTGGGGCTGCAACCACAGCTGCTGGAAGACTAGTGGCACAACAAGGTGTCCTAGAG GCAATTTGGCCTTATAGTGGACATTATCACCCAACTGAAGAGAATTTCAAAGAATTTGTTAGCTTTCTTGAAGAGCACAATGTAGACCTCTCCAATGTCAAG AGATGTGCTATAGATGATGATGCTCCTTCATTTATTGGAAATAATGAGCCACAACAAATTTCGGGACCTACTCAAATTTCTCAATCAATGCCTACCAAGATTGTCACCAACAAAGGAATCAAAATCAATAAAGCAACAGAGGCTAAAGACAAGAAAATTGAGGGGCCAATATTTGACTCTTCCAAGAGATTATCATGCAAGTGGTCGACAGGGGCTGGAGCTCGGATTGGGTGTGTGCGTGACTATCCTGAGCACCTTCAATCAAGGGCATTGGAGCAAGTTAATTTGTCTCCTAGGCCTGCTTCTGCAAGACCATATAAGTATGGCCCAATACCTTCTCCAAGGCCAAGCCCAAAAGTTAGGATCTCTCCTAGGCTTGCTTACATGGGGTTGCCTAGCCCAAGAGCCTCAATTCAAGTCGCAAATTGA